Proteins encoded in a region of the Canis lupus familiaris isolate Mischka breed German Shepherd chromosome 1, alternate assembly UU_Cfam_GSD_1.0, whole genome shotgun sequence genome:
- the LOC119875963 gene encoding adenosine kinase-like, whose translation MAAADEEPKPKKLKVEAPRALSENILFGMGNPLLDITAVVDKDFLDKYSLKPNDQILAEDKHKELFDELVKKFKVEYHAGGSTQNSIKVAQWMIQQPYKAATFFGCLGTDTFGEILKKKAAEAHMDAHYYEQNEQTTGTCAVCITGSNRSLVANLAAANCYKKEKHLDMDKNWTLVEKARVYYIAGFFLTVSPESVLKVANHASENNRIFTLNLSAPFISQFYKESLMKVMPYIDILFGNETEAATFAREQGFETEDIKEIARKTQALPKVNQKRQRIVIFTQGREDTIMATESEVTAFAVLDQDQKEIVDTNGAGDAFVGGFLSQLVSDKPLTECIRAGHYAASVIIRRTGCTFPEKPDFH comes from the exons ATGGCTGCGGCCGACGAGGAGCCGAAGCCCAAAAAGCTGAAGGTAGAGGCGCCCCGAGCGCTGAGTGAAAATATTCTCTTTGGAATGGGAAATCCTCTTCTTGACATCACTGCTGTAGTGGATAAGGATTTCCTTGATAAGTATTCTCTTAAACCAAATGACCAAATCTTGGCTGAAGACAAACACAAGGAATTGTTTGATGAACTtgtaaaaaaattcaaagtcGAATATCATGCTGGTGGCTCTACCCAGAATTCAATTAAA gtggcacagTGGATGATTCAGCAGCCATACAAAGCAGCAACATTTTTTGGATGCCTTGGGACAGATACATTTGGAGAGATCTTGAAGAAAAAAGCTGCTGAAGCCCACATGGATGCTCATTACTATGAGCAAAACGAGCAAACAACGGGAACTTGTGCTGTGTGCATCACTGGTAGCAACAGGTCACTTGTAGCCAATCTCGCTGCTGCCAAttgttataaaaaggaaaaacatcttgATATGGATAAAAACTGGACACTGGTAGAAAAAGCAAGAGTTTATTATATAGCAGGCTTTTTTCTTACAGTTTCCCCAGAATCGGTATTAAAAGTGGCTAACCATGCTTctgaaaacaacagaattttcACTTTGAATTTGTCTGCACCATTTATTAGTCAGTTCTACAAGGAATCATTGATGAAAGTTATGCCTTATATTGACATACTTTTTGGAAATGAGACGGAAGCTGCCACTTTTGCTAGAGAGCAAGGCTTTGAGACTGAAGACATTAAAGAGATAGCCAGAAAGACACAAGCTCTGCCAAAGGTGAACCAGAAGAGGCAACGAATCGTGATTTTCACCCAAGGGAGAGAAGATACTATAATGGCTACAGAAAGTGAAGTCACCGCTTTTGCTGTCTTGGATCAAGACCAGAAAGAAATTGTTGATACCAACGGAGCAGGAGATGCATTTGTTGGAGGTTTTCTGTCTCAACTGGTCTCTGACAAGCCCCTGACTGAATGCATCCGTGCTGGTCACTATGCAGCAAGCGTCATAATTAGGCGGACTGGCTGTACTTTTCCTGAGAAGCCAGACTTCCACTGA